A stretch of DNA from Telopea speciosissima isolate NSW1024214 ecotype Mountain lineage chromosome 5, Tspe_v1, whole genome shotgun sequence:
ACCTAATGTTTGGGATATTAATGGCATGCATCAATGAGTGAGGTCAAACCAATTCTAGAAATATAATATATTGGTCTAGAGCCTATTATCTTAACTCAAATATTGCAGATGTGGTTGAGGCTCATGCAAATAAAAAGTCGAAAACAGATCCCATTTACTTCTATTTTATCCCAAGGATACCAGGCTGCTATAACCTACAAGTAAAACCAGCCAGACTGAAATTATGACCTAACGTTTGGGATATTAATGGCATGCATCAATGAGTGAGGTCAAACCAATTCTAGAAATATAATATATTGGTCTAGAGCCTATTATCTTAACTCAAATAATGCAGATGTGGTTGATGCTCATGCAATGAATAAGCCGAAAACAGATCCCATTTACTTCTAATTTATCGCAAGGATACCAGGCTGCTATAATCTACAAgcaaccccccccctcccacacacacacacacacacacaaaaaaagaacTCCCAAATAGAATAGAGTTATCCCTTCGCCCCTTAccatcatagttcaaaaactcaccGGCAGAAATTTTGACGAGGTCGAGATGAAATAATAGGAGAATTAAGGAATTGGCAATATTTCAGTCGAAATTTTGGTGTtctgccaaaattttgacctcaTGTATCATTCAGAGGTACGACTTTTGGGGGTTATGTTTATACACTGTTTCGAGAGTTACTCATGAGTTCTGCCTGTTTTGACTGTAGGAATGagaaaaccccttttttttgctgtttttgcCACCTCACCTCTACACATTGCTGGGGTTGCCATGTCACTCCAACGATATTATGGAGTTGGAGAAAAATGCACTTCGACACCATCGGTCCATGAGTGGGCTCAATTCTCCACGTCATAGTTCGTGGTATTACCCATTACGATGGCTCAAGGGGGTCCACTTTGTAGTTTGTACTCATGTATTTGCAGACAGTATTATATTGTTGGAACTTGGTTGTCTATGTCACATGTACTTTGTACTATttcataattaatcaatattatgtTTCTTCATTCATGGTGCATAATTTACTGGTTTTACACTTTTACTTGTCTTTTCTGTCttccatagttctaaaactcgtctcgactctgcgagtttctcggttttttgagaaaccgagacgagatggcatacggtacataaaagtgcaatatctcgccgagatcttggatCTTGGGTCAAGatcttgggttgacccatggaaatgacccttctactatgtatttacttacctaacacgacatatctcggcgagatctcgggttgacccatggaaatgacctatctactatgtatttacttacctaactcgacagaactcttatatgcttgctgtggagcactatatgcaacattacagcaacactatgtaatgggaagactatgtgacactagcggggactgaatacttgattcaaaatcattttatgtgatgatagttgtaacactgttaaacagtttgatgtatcactttaacatttctaattcttatttaagttgtttagctattaattgaatgttttgcttgctttctattactaaattatgtgtagggtagggtattttagtatgtcatcgcctaccaacctatggtccgaattgaaactcatatttggactttgtttttgcaaaatctaatagtgtcattgtatttaaatggcttaaaataggctgaacaccaagtttcagacccaaactaggtctaaaacccaccgagttgaggcttcgagtcggaaaaaaaaaatgcactaactcggcgagatctcgattCGACTCGGTCtttccaagggccgagttggtaccgagacactagttttagtaccttgctgtCTTCTAACAATATGTAGAATAGGCAAATATTACACAAGGTATATAATAGGGTTCAAcatatactgtcaatcaagggagCAAATCAACCACTACTTTGTGCGACTTTTCTTACAATGTAAAGGTTTTTCTCTGAAGTATCGGAGCTTAATATAGCCGTTTGCCCCTGAAAAGGGCAACTGAAATATACTGGAAAAAAAGTCTGTTTTGGGGAAATTTCGCTCATTTCTATAGAATTTGGTCAGGCCAAAACAAGACCGAAAtacgagtttttgaaccatgcTTACCATCATAAGATGTACTTCTCTATTTCTAGCCAAAGCTCTGAATTCTTTAATTTTCACGAAGATTTGAAATTTGGATCTTCCTTATTCTGATTTTCCATGGATCATGAGACAGACCATAGAGGGCAgtccttggtgcaacggtaaagctTGCTCCAttaagtggtcacgggttcgaatctggaaacagcctctccgtgaaagcaggggtaaggctgcgtacattatgacctccccagaccctgcagtggcgggagcctcgtgcactgggtacgcccatGAGACAGACCATGTTTGAACTGGATTCTGATTCTGTGATTCTAAAGAGATTCTAGAATCCCATTTCTCATCCTTATCTAAGAACCCACATAAACTGCAGATTCTGGACCTCTGGCATCTGCTAACTGCCTTCAATAGTTACAGTGAGAAGCAACCTTTTACCCAAATTCCAAAATTGGAGGAATTCTCATGTtagattctttttctttttttttttggataaatggTATAAGACTCACATGTTAGATTACAGGTTCAGGTTGAAAGAAATGTGACGATCAACAACCTGATTCTGATTCTGGGTCATAGTtttcacggcgtctaggcgacccaaggcgttggagagggggcaaaatcaaggcgacaccaattaggcgaccaaggtgcctggacgcctaggctatgccttgacaactatgttctgGGCCAGAAATCCCAGAATCCAGAATCAGAACCGCATCTTCGTGTTGTATTTTGTCAGTAACAAGTGCAGCAAAAGACCTAATTTAACTACCAAGGCTATTGGACTTAAACCATTTGGATATCATTTACTGTGGCTGTTAGTTTATCAATCAGCCATTTGCTTCTCCTTCCTACTTCTTAAGGGGTACGAAAATATCAAACAATTCAAGTTCTCACTTATAAGGCTGTAATACTCTACTTGGATATTGATAGTCTAAACTTACGCAATGCCAACCTGGTGAGGGCTAGCTGTCTGGGGACAAGTAAGGGAAGGCCTGCTGGGCTTGCTTCTCATGAGATTGGGTGAGGGAATCGGAAAGGGGCTCATAAACTGGGGCATGGGCTTTTGGGCAATCGGAAAAGGGGAAGTGGATGGAGGGTGCTTCTTAGCTAGAGTTTGGGGTGTTTCAAGATTAGGTTGCATTATATTTCTCGCCCCAACCTCCCAAAAGGGTTCACTGTTCTTTGTCCGGTTTTTTACGGTCAACCTTCGGGTACTTATTCTCTTTGCCTTTCTTCGCCTTGAGTCACCAATATCCAATTTCCATGACCAATCAAGTTCAAACCTCCTCCTAAAGTTATAAGAGTTTCAGTTCTAATGAAAGGAAGCGATCCCTTGAAGCTAATCCCTGTCAACCATccattttgtttcttccctcTACTTCCTAATAGGTGCAATGggcaaaaataccaaaaaaaattcaagatctCGAGAACCATGAATACTTTACTTGGATATTGAAAGACCAAACTGATTTGTAACCAATCTAGTCCAAACCTCCACCTTGATTTGTGGGAGTTTCAGCTCTAGTGATGTGTGGGAACCATCTACTGCAGTTGGAAGCTGGTCCTTTCTCCTTATCAATCAGCTATTCTGGTTCTTCACACTGCTTCCTAATGGATGCAAATGATTCAACAATTCAAGATAACATGTAGAAACTTTAAGGCTCTACTTCAGTGCAAATTATGAGCCACCTATTTAGTTGGAAGCTGATCCCTATCTTAAATAATTAAGCACCCCTCCTGTGTTAAGTTATGTACAATGTACCGCAGGAGTATTTATGTCTACTCCCCTGCAGTACTGTGGCAGCATAGGCTTAGGTTCTTTGTTAGTAatcacgatagggggagtgtctcTATCATGATATGTCTTTGGatgttttagtttattttgtttccttgtttagTTGTAATTCAGAGTTGTATCCTTAGTAGGATTCCTACTAAGAATAAAACAGTTATTGGTCAGCTATTATAATAAAGTACATCACCATGACAGACAAACTGTCCGAATCTATAGTGATTCAGCACATCCTCTCCccatatttctctctttcttctctcctttctcttcacAATCATAGGTACTGGTTTCGTCACATCCTAAACTACAGGGGGTTTCAAGTCCTATCCAAACAGAGCTAATGTTGATCCTTCACTGAAAGACTGTTAAAATAGAGGAACACTTACCGGATCAGTAGTACCATTTGGATACAATGAGTAAAATAGAAGTCCATCCCCTTGGCGTGGCCTCACCTTCAAACCAATGCACTTTTTGTAGTCATAGTTGAAGTCCATAAAACCATTCTGTTGGTTCAAGTAGAGATGACAGATCACCATCCATATTAACACTGATAATGGgattaaaaacaaaatagaatgaaaGACTTTGTACTTTCACCgtataataataatgatatatAAAAAGTATTTTAAacaaaggattattttaccTCATAAGGAAACATGGTTTCCCCACCTTCGTTCACATCAGAGAGATACAACAAAAAGGAAGCAATCTGCACAAATTAGTGGAGTttagaaaaataattaaaactcTTAACTATATCCCATCCTTTTCATATAactcttatttatagaaaaataagATTTAGAATTATAATTAATGAATTTAAAATATTATATGCATATTAGAAAACTATCTACCTTTTAtgatattatttaaaaaattattatgaTCATTTTAGAATATTCATTGCCCTGATAATTGGTaacaaattggtggagggccggtatGGGAGAAGGGAATAGTtgcaggggaaggggaaggagatTGCACACTCACACTCTCAAAGAGTAAAACTCAAAATTCTATTCAATTCACTGTCCCCATTGTTGGGttacatgcaagtatttaaagaagaaaataacatgACTCCTACTTAAactatgaaactgaaataaactcTAACTCCTACGTACTCAACTCAAAATAAAAGACTGAAGTAAATAAACTATATAACTAAACTaattccaacccttgttggaccaaaacccattggactggttctgtttgggtttgggtctccAGATCctatcatgctggtccaaccagccAAGTGAAATTGCATCAGTATGCATAACCCGATTCTGGTTTTCCCATTATGGCACCTACTACAGATATTGGAGAACAATTTACGAAAATCAGAGCAAGAATCGAGGTTGTTTGGCAAGATATAAATGCTAGCCAATTAAGGAATCAACACAACTGATGCAATTCCTTGAGACAGTTGAAGCAAGCACGGCATACAATCTTTTATGCAGAAACAAAATGGTAGTTGAGAGAaacataaattttatttttaacaaacAATAATAACCAATTGAGACCTATCCTTCAATTAATATGTACCCTTTGGCTTTTTTGTGGGCCATATACAGCTGGGTTGAACGCATCGTAGTGAGAATTATACCTCTGCCCAATCTCGTAACGTAGGACATTAAATGCCTGCAATGTGGTGATATCAGGCAAGTTTAGAATTGCCATGAAATAAAAGATTAACTGCTTCAAAACAAAGTATAAAACAAATAACTCAAATATCACAAaggcaaaacaaaaaagaaaatgaaagattaTTGTCCTACCATTAGCGACATGTGACCATTAAGAGATAAGCTATGGGAGACTTCAGTAAATTACATATTAATCCCTTGGGACCTGACTCTGTAAGCTATAAAACTAGAAAATTATTTTCCATCATCAAAAGAATCTTCAGAGTTACTAGTGATCCATTGGCCACCAGATAAAAGAagtgaaaaacacaagaatcatTCGGAGAGGCAAGTAAATCTCTAGTTTACTTATATGTACAAGTATGCTTAAACAGAAGGCCGGATTTGCCTAATCAAGAACCCTTAACATAAACAAAGCTGTAAATGCAATGAATTCCTTTTGTTTAATTACTCGAAAAACTAATCAACCTCCCTAATTGGAGGAAGTCAATCCCTATACGCGGGACATAACTAATAGATCAGAATCATCTGATCCAGAACAAGGAACCCACAATTCAAATAATCAACTCTCCCATCAGAATTGGAGGGTTCAGTTGCACACCTCTCCAAACAGACTTATCCTAGGTCAATATCTTAATCAACAACAGATGGAAAAGATACATTAAATCAGAAAACAAGTCCAATTGCTTAAAATATTGGGAAATCTAATGCTAAAGAAGTtcttatttctttacttttaaaTCATCTTCAGATGTTTTATTCTGCAATGCGGAAGAATCCCAATGACCTAGGGAAGTTCTCTGTTGACGTTACTGATCGCCTTTTTAGCAATATATGCTTAAGTAACCCgtagttttttctttctggtaAATAACCACTACCTATATGACTAAATCAAGATACAAACCTGCTAATAAAAGGGGATGGTTGAATTGGGCTACCAATGTAGGCTGGGATTCGCTATAGCATGCGACTGAAAATTAAGTCGTACTCTTGCTAACCACTTTCAGAGGCTCCAAAAGGACACAGTAGAAGCATCAATGAAACCTTCGAAACCATCTAAAATTTCTAGCAGTTGTAGTCCTTAAGAATTTATCCCTTGTGAGTTTAAAACTTGCGAAACGATACataaactaaaacaaaattttccaGGAAAAATTATGACCCTTGCTCTGAGAAATGTAGCTCCCTTCATGTGATAACTGCAGTTTCAATGTATACAAGAATATAAGATGGAAAAAAAGTATAACCCCAAGAAATCATAACTATCCGACTCAAATGAGCTTAAAACTTCAGAATTTATTgcattgcattttttttccttctaaataaATGTTTTCCTGTTACTTGATATAGAAAGTAAAAGCATAAAGAAGTCCATGGTGGGGTTGTCTACAAAGATAATGTTTTATATTTAGTCTTCCCTCTCTGCCCCTCACCAAAGGCACTTCTGCTTCATCCCCAGGAAGGGGGCCGGGTGGAAACCAACCACAAAATGATACAAGTATaatcgttttttatttttatcttttaacaGCATACCTCTCCATGGCTCTTTGGAATCATTGTAACCCTTGCGATCTTCCGCTCAATGATGTCCAAGATTCCAGTTTTGTCATTTGATGCACTGATAAATGTGCCTGAACTGTTGGcccgaaaagaaaaaaagaagcaagcAGTGATTAATTTCATAGAATTCAAAAATCAATAATATAGTAAAAATATTCATGAATTAAGACATCATATTGAAAATTTGACTAACACTCAAACTTGACTTCCTAGAATGAGCCTAGGAGACTTgagtgaattaaaaaaaaaaaaaacagaacaaaacaaaagagaagggaaaaggcAGGGCTTAGAAGACACAACAATAACATGGAAATAGGAAGAGAAGACTCTCACCAAGTACTGAACATTATCAAGAGAAGacaaccaaaagaagaaaaataatctCAACATGATGATACTCCATCCAAAGTGAAGCAAAACCATTAAACATTATTGTACTAGACAGATGGAGttgcaacaacagcaacaagaaaaaaaaaagtaaggggGAAAACATACAATAGGATAACTACCTAGATATTGAACCAAACCCACAAATCCCTAAGATCAAGGATATGAGAGAATTCCTTTACCTCAATAGAGTTCAGAAGATCCCTAAAATTAACTATCATCTGTTGCTTTTTTAACAAGTTACAGCCGTTTATGGAATAAAATGATAAGCAATGATAATGgggaacacccccccccccccattcacTTATCTTGGAAAAGATTCCAACTACCAGAAAGGTGCCTGCTAATATGGAGAATGAAGTTACCTTGTCCTAATTCCCTTGGTGTTCTCCGCAGTTTCTCCTTTCCGCAAAGCTAAGGTTGATGGTCTAAGCTTAGATTTTGCCATTTTTATTATGCTTTGGCATTGTTCTGAAGTTGCAAATTTAGGAAAATatagtgcacgaggcttccaGCTTAAAACCTgcaatcaaaattttggataacacatatttattaaaaagaagaaaaaaattgaaaaaatattagagagtaaagaaagaaaagaaagagcaTCGACTATGTTAAGAGGTGGCAATCTTCTGCACTAAACATAACAGCAACACTAATGGAAGGgaagattttgaattttttttactatCATATACCTGTACGTACCGCGGCCTCTGGATGCGGGTTATCTCTGCCTTGCAAGCGGGGATCCGTTGGTTTCCGTGGCCCCTTTGGCGACAAGGGAGATTAGGAATTAGTCCTATTTTGCATTTATggggttgggatcatgcttGATAAATTACAATAAATGGAGTtaccatctagggttagggcctaggacccaatgggtgtgaccctaTCCGAACTAACGAACGAAGTCACATGATTCCATCTCGTCTAATCAGAGAATGGAtaaaggggtcaggttacgagaatgggaaggtattagcaccccatctcGCCCGGTTAAACCAGTCTTTCTAGTACAGATGCTAGATGTTGAATATTCTCTCCTTATGGcatttctatgttatcatgtgAAACAATAAAGATTGTCAAAACCGTCCAAAATGATAATACCAAACATGCAGCATATCGGAATCTATTTACATAAATAGAAAGAACGCAAAAAGGTATTTAACTACTATGTACACTACAACGGTGAGAAttaaaggactacattgtgtCAAAATACAATACAACAATTATACCTCTATGCAAAAAATGCGATGGACCTCAGATTATCTGTCGTCCCCTGGCTCAGGTGGGGACGGATGGTTGGATCATCACCCTTCTTACTCAGAAATTGGTTATTCGGACAAAATAACAGCTATaatcatggtttaaagtatcgaccgatacggaCCAATACGTATCAATAtcgatcgataccgatacgatacatactgatacgtctcttttttttttttaaatgaactgtCTTGAagtgtatcgaaatgtatcgaccgatatgagccgatacaatacgatacaaccgatacatatcgataccatcgatacatccAGTAGAGGGTtcagtgggtggtttaatacgtatcggccgatacggctcaatacataccgatacatcaCCGATACgcaccgatacataccgatacgtaccgataccatcgatacattccataaaaaagccattttcacacacagactcgatacaattcctaatctaacgaaaaaaatgaaggaaagctCTCAActaagagtctaaaatcttgcattcaatcgtggtttttcacacttttaaactaaaaaacaaattaaggagtgctacaacatcatcctttgcatcatccaatactcttcaggGCTATAGACGATCACAacatgtgagaaacttcatcttttataacaatttcaatttaatgcacttgtttggttatatattattcaccattttaggttttatgcatggcacttattatatattgcttatttatattgttttttgttccaaaagtgtatttccatgtgtatcttgaccatttctacgCATATTTGTATAGTTCGATACGTATCTACGAAACGAtatgatacaatacgatacgtctcttaaaatcacacgaccgatacgatacccgataccgatactttaaaccttggctaTAATGACGGTTTTTGCTATCTGTATGCAGACAAAATAACGACTATAATGGCAATGGGGAAAACATTATTGATGGGATCACTCCTCAAGCGGGGTAATCGACGGATCTACCCATGactagggtgaagggagtgaaCTTCGGGATTCACTCAAAGAAGCAAAGTGGCTGGGGTAAACACCCTCAAACCTCACAAAATACGGAGTTGggccctcctctctctcttcttcttccctgttttGAGGCCTGTGGTCCCACCAAGTCTACGACGCCGCGGTTTTTTTGCGCGTCACAAGGGTTAAAAAACCCGAGGCGCCACGGTGGAGGGGTACCTCCAGATCTTAAAAAAtgggcttttttgggttttcttgggcttttctgggtttggaatGCGATTCCTTCCATCCGTGttccgttgtcatcatcgccaagggTGGTGGCAATGTTTCAGAGTCTATAATACAATACTCCAATGTTGCTTGCATTCCTCTATTGGTCTCTCCATTTGATCCCCTTGCACCCGTTCTTCcagcagaaaaaagaaaaagaaaaaataaaatggaatgaAGTATCATAGGAAGTACTTCGTGCAACTGTTTTACCCCCAGATGTTATCATATTTCTGTTTCTCTCCTAGCTACTATGTATTTCTTCTTGAATCCTACAGTCCAGACCTGTATTCAAATCTTTTCATCAgcatttcttttttcctccaGCCTCACTACTTAACATCTTTCCATTTtagcctcttttttttctttcatttcctccCTCAACTCCAATCCATTTTCTgcttaattatatatatttttttctggtcTCAAACCTAATAACTCTAAAGTCCAAATTCCACCAACAAAACATCTTACAGAACTTGCTGGATATAAGATTATGAAGCACAAAAATGCACAATAACAGAGTAACCACATGGGTCAAAGGAGTAATACAGAACAACTACTTCAATAAGTTCTCAGTATGAGATTGAGAACCAAGATATTTCTACCATAGAGCATGGTGGACTAGGGCATTGAGTTCTTCAGGTCATGAAAATTCCAGAACATACACAATAAAGTGTAGCCATATCCTTGCTACAGGAGGAGGGAACTAGGTTAGCCATA
This window harbors:
- the LOC122661079 gene encoding probable prolyl 4-hydroxylase 9 is translated as MKTKNKGVWSPATKLGLPAVFLSCIVFFLAGFFGSLLLSQDISSVRTNPRLLESVDDETRDIPMPQGETGETLIAYIPYQVLSWKPRALYFPKFATSEQCQSIIKMAKSKLRPSTLALRKGETAENTKGIRTSSGTFISASNDKTGILDIIERKIARVTMIPKSHGEAFNVLRYEIGQRYNSHYDAFNPAVYGPQKSQRIASFLLYLSDVNEGGETMFPYENGFMDFNYDYKKCIGLKVRPRQGDGLLFYSLYPNGTTDPTSLHGSCPVIEGEKWVATKWIRNQEQE